The genomic interval GGGCGAGGCCGCGTTCCGTCAGCTGGTACTGCTCAATGTGCTGCTGATCCCGACCGCCTTCTGGCTGCCGGTCAGCCGCGCGGAGCGGGCGATCATGATCGCGGTGTGCCTGCTGGGCTTGATCGTCGAGCTTTTCAACTCGGCGGTAGAGGCTGCCATCGACCGTATTTCGCTTGAGCGTCACCCCTTGTCGAAAAACGCCAAGGACATGGGCAGCGCCGCGCAGTTGGTGGCGCTCACCATGGTTGCGCTGGTCTGGGGCGTGATTCTGCTCTAGGCAATAGGCGGTAGCACAATCTCATCACTGCGGGTGAAGCCCGCGGTGAAGTTGCGGCATAGCTCCAGAAACTCGCGCATGGCCGAGGTCTGGTACTTCTGCTTGTGCCAAATGAAATAGAACTGACGCATCAGGTCCAGCTCCGGGGTTTCGACCGGTACCAGGCTGCCGCGGCGGAAGGCATCGCGCAGGGCCAGGCGCGAAATGCAGCCGATGCCCAGGCCAGATTCCACTGCACGCTTGATGGCCTCGGTGTGTTCGAGCTCCAGGCGAATGTTGAGGTTGGCGCGGTGGTGGCGCATGGCTTGGTCAAAGGTCAGGCGCGTGCCGGAGCCTTGCTCGCGAAGGATCCAGGCCTCCTGCGACAACGTCTGAATGTTCGCGCTGCCCAGCGTTGCCAGTGGGTGCTGGGGCGCGCAGAACACGACCAGCTCGTCTTCGACCCAAGGCTGAACCTCCAGGTCCGGGTGGTTGCAATCACCTTCGATCAGACCCAGATCAATTTCGTAATGGGCGACCTGTTGCACAATATGCGCAGTGTTCTGCACATGCAGCTTGACCTGGCTTTCCGGGTGCACCTGCATGAAGCTGCCGATCAGCAGGGTCGCCAGGTAGTTGCCGATGGTCAGCGTGGCGCCCACCGCCAGCGAGCCGAAGGCGGACTTGCCGTTGAGCAGGTCTTCGATTTCCTTGGCCTGGTCGAGCAGGGCGACAGCCTGTGGCAGCAGCTGATGGCCCAGGGCGTTCAGGCTCAGGCGTTTACCGGCGCGATCGAACAGCTGGCAGCTGGATTGGCGCTCGAGTTCGGTGATGGACGTGCTGGCGGCCGACTGCGAGAGCGCAAGCAGGCCAGCGGCCCGAGAGACGCTTTGATGCTGGGCTACGGCGACGAACACCTGAAGCTGACGGAGAGTGAATCGCATATCTATATAACCGATAACACATATCTTGATAATTCAGTTAACAGATATTGTCGCTGCCCCTAAACTATCGCGCAACTGCGCGTCTTGCGCGCGCTGCGTCTTTCTTCAGGAGCCCCATCGATGAGCAACATGAACCACGAACGTGTCCTCAGTGTGCACCACTGGAACGACACCCTGTTCAGCTTCAAGTGCACCCGTGATCCGGGCTTGCGCTTCGAGAACGGTCAGTTCGTGATGATCGGCCTGCAGCAGGAAAGCGGCCGCCCGCTCATGCGCGCCTATTCCATCGCCTCGCCGAACTGGGAAGAGCACCTGGAATTCTTCAGCATCAAGGTGCCGGACGGCCCGCTGACTTCCCAGTTGCAGCACCTGAAGGAAGGCGACGAGATCATCATCAGCAAGAAGCCTACCGGCACCCTGGTCCTCGACGACCTGAACCCGGGCAAGCACCTGTACCTGCTGAGCACCGGCACTGGCCTGGCGCCGTTCATGAGCGTCATCCAGGACCCGGAAACCTACGAGCGCTTCGAAAAAGTGATCCTCGTTCACGGCGTGCGTTACGTGAACGAAGTGGCCTATCGCGAGTTCATCACCGAGCACCTGCCGCAGAACGAGTTCTTCGGTGAGTCGGTGCGTGACAAGCTGATCTACTACCCGACCGTGACCCGCGAGCCGTTCGAGAACCAGGGCCGCCTGACCGACCTGATGCGCAGCGGCAAGCTGTTCAGCGACATCGGCCTGCCGCCGATCAACCCGCAGGATGACCGTGCGATGATCTGCGGTAGCCCAAGCATGCTGGACGAAACCAGCGAAGTGCTCGACAGCTTCGGCCTGAAAGTCTCTGCCCGCATGCGCGAGCCGGGTGACTACCTGATCGAGCGCGCCTTCGTCGAGAAGTAACCCGCCGTTAAGGTTCATCAGCTGGAATTGGGGCTGCTGCGCAGCCCATCGCAGGCAAGCCAGCTCCTACAGGATCGCACATACCTGTAGGAGCTGGCTTGCCTGCGATGGGCCGCGCAGCGGCCCCCTTGGCCTGTCTGGCCTATTCGACACGCGTCTCGCCGCTGTATTCCAATATCGCCCGACACCGCCTGCACAGGTAGCGCCGCCCCTGGCGCACCAGCTTGTGCCGCTGCGCAGTAAACGGAAAGTCGCTCTGCGGGCAGGGGCAGCGGTAGATGTAGCGCGTGACCACCCGCCGTTGCACTGCGTAGTTATGGCAGCGGTTGGGCGGCAATTCATACACCCCGCGCATGATCAATTGCCATTCCTCGCCATGGGCCTGGATGCGCTCGCCAAACAGTTGGTGAGCCACCAGGTGCGCCACCTCGTGGGCCACGGTCTGGCGCAGGAAGTCCTCTTGGTTTTCGCGGTACAACTGCAGGTTGAAGCGCAGCAGGTTCTCGTGCAGGTGAGCGACGCCGGCCTTCTGGCCGCGCAGCTTGAAGCTGATTTCCGGGCGCGGGAAGGGGCGTTTGAAGAAGGTTTCGGCTTGCTGGTAACAGGTTTCGACGCGTTGTTTGAGCAGCTCGGGCATGGCGGGGTAATTCTCCTGACCAGGCATTATGCCGCAAGCCCTGGCGGCTTGCCGAGCCACCGGTCAGCACACAGCCAGAAGCCGCCTTGCGGCGGCCTCTGACTTGATGCCCCAGTGTTGGTTCTGTGTAGTTATCGCGCTAGTTGGTATAGACGGGCCCCACGCCCAGTCCCCAGATGATCACGGTAGCGGCCATGATCGCTACCAGCACCACAAGGCCCACCGCCAGCACCGAGCTGGAAAACAGGAAGCCTTCATCGGACGGAATGTTCATGAACGTCGGCAAGCCGACATACAGCAGGTACACGGTATAACAAATGGCTGCAGTGCCGATCAGCATGCCCAGCCACAGGTGCGGGTAAAGGGCTGCCAAGCCGCCAAGGAACAACGGGGTGGCGGTGTAGGTGGCAAAGGCAATGCACTGCGCCATGGAGGGGTTGGCATCGTAGGTGCGGGCCATCCAGTGGATGAACGCGCCCATCACCGCCACCCCGGCGAGCATCGCTAGGTAGGACATGATGCTCATCCAGATTGCGCTTTCCATGGTCAGCATCACTGCCGGCCGGTCGCCAATCACCCAGCCCACCTGGGTAGTACCGATGAATGCGGAAACGGCAGGGATCGCCGCCAGGATCAAGGTGTGCGTCAGGTACATGTGGCTGATGGTTTCTTCTTCGCCACGAATCTCCCGCCACTCCTGATCGGGATGGGTAAACAGCCCCACAACGTGATGAATCATGCCGATCACTCCTCTCAATGTTGCCAAACGCCCCCCAGATGGAGCGCAAGCGGCCCGAGGCCCGAACACCGATGCAAGCGGTAATATGGCCTTATGTCGCAGTATAGGAAGCGGTTACCGGCACAAACCGTGCTTTTTAGAGCAAATTGCGCTGTCAGGCGTGCTGTTGATTACAACGAAGTCTTTATCGGAATGCCTACAGCGCCGCGTAGTTTGTGCGTAAAATAGCCGGCTTTTGTCACACCTCGCGGATCCAAGCGCTATG from Pseudomonas kermanshahensis carries:
- a CDS encoding diacylglycerol kinase, with product MSPFKGQTGLKRIFNAAGYSLDGLRAAFKGEAAFRQLVLLNVLLIPTAFWLPVSRAERAIMIAVCLLGLIVELFNSAVEAAIDRISLERHPLSKNAKDMGSAAQLVALTMVALVWGVILL
- the finR gene encoding LysR family transcriptional regulator FinR, translating into MRFTLRQLQVFVAVAQHQSVSRAAGLLALSQSAASTSITELERQSSCQLFDRAGKRLSLNALGHQLLPQAVALLDQAKEIEDLLNGKSAFGSLAVGATLTIGNYLATLLIGSFMQVHPESQVKLHVQNTAHIVQQVAHYEIDLGLIEGDCNHPDLEVQPWVEDELVVFCAPQHPLATLGSANIQTLSQEAWILREQGSGTRLTFDQAMRHHRANLNIRLELEHTEAIKRAVESGLGIGCISRLALRDAFRRGSLVPVETPELDLMRQFYFIWHKQKYQTSAMREFLELCRNFTAGFTRSDEIVLPPIA
- the fpr gene encoding ferredoxin-NADP reductase, which produces MSNMNHERVLSVHHWNDTLFSFKCTRDPGLRFENGQFVMIGLQQESGRPLMRAYSIASPNWEEHLEFFSIKVPDGPLTSQLQHLKEGDEIIISKKPTGTLVLDDLNPGKHLYLLSTGTGLAPFMSVIQDPETYERFEKVILVHGVRYVNEVAYREFITEHLPQNEFFGESVRDKLIYYPTVTREPFENQGRLTDLMRSGKLFSDIGLPPINPQDDRAMICGSPSMLDETSEVLDSFGLKVSARMREPGDYLIERAFVEK
- a CDS encoding SprT family zinc-dependent metalloprotease translates to MPELLKQRVETCYQQAETFFKRPFPRPEISFKLRGQKAGVAHLHENLLRFNLQLYRENQEDFLRQTVAHEVAHLVAHQLFGERIQAHGEEWQLIMRGVYELPPNRCHNYAVQRRVVTRYIYRCPCPQSDFPFTAQRHKLVRQGRRYLCRRCRAILEYSGETRVE
- a CDS encoding Yip1 family protein — translated: MIHHVVGLFTHPDQEWREIRGEEETISHMYLTHTLILAAIPAVSAFIGTTQVGWVIGDRPAVMLTMESAIWMSIMSYLAMLAGVAVMGAFIHWMARTYDANPSMAQCIAFATYTATPLFLGGLAALYPHLWLGMLIGTAAICYTVYLLYVGLPTFMNIPSDEGFLFSSSVLAVGLVVLVAIMAATVIIWGLGVGPVYTN